Proteins encoded together in one Lagopus muta isolate bLagMut1 chromosome 3, bLagMut1 primary, whole genome shotgun sequence window:
- the TNFRSF11B gene encoding tumor necrosis factor receptor superfamily member 11B isoform X2, with the protein MCNQCPPGSYVKQHCTAASPTVCAPCPDQYYAEDWNSNDECQYCSAVCKELQYVKQECTSTQDRVCECIEGRYLELEFCLKHTECPPGFGVAQPGTPESDTVCKRCPEGFFSNETSSKAVCQKHTNCSALGFKTTLKGNAVRDNICQENTDTSPQKCGIDVTLCEEAMFRFAVPTHLTPNWLNTLADNLPGTKISTENIEQIKQRHSSQEQTFQVLKLWKQQNKEQDTVKKIIQDIDLCENSVLKHLGQPNLTFEHLNTLMASLPGKKVGKEDIERTMKLCQHAEQVLKLLNLWRIKNGDQDTIKGLMYGLKHLKTYHFPKRIIQSLKKVIKFLHRFPVYRLYQKLFLEMVGNQLKSVKVRCV; encoded by the exons ATGTGCAACCAGTGCCCTCCCGGGAGCTACGTAAAGCAGCACTGTACGGCTGCCAGCCCCACGGTGTGTGCCCCATGCCCAGATCAGTACTACGCCGAAGACTGGAACAGCAACGACGAGTGCCAgtactgcagtgctgtttgcaaAGAGCTGCAGTACGTCAAGCAGGAGTGCACGAGCACGCAGGACCGCGTCTGCGAGTGCATTGAAGGCCGGTACTTGGAGCTGGAGTTTTGCTTGAAGCACACGGAGTGCCCTCCTGGGTTTGGCGTTGCACAGCCAG GTACTCCTGAGAGTGACACTGTTTGTAAAAGATGTCCAGAGGGATTTTTCTCCAATGAAACATCATCCAAAGCAGTCTGTCAAAAGCACACAAACTGTAGTGCTCTGGGTttcaaaacaacattaaaaggaaatgcagttCGTGACAACATCTGTCAGGAAAATACAGATACGTCACCTCAGAAATGTGGAATAG atgtAACCCTGTGTGAAGAGGCTATGTTTAGGTTTGCTGTTCCTACTCATCTCACACCCAACTGGCTGAACACCCTTGCGGACAATTTGCCTGGGACAAAgatcagcacagaaaatattgaacagattaaacaaaGGCACAGTTCACAAGAGCAGACCTTCCAGGTTTTGAAATTATGGaagcagcaaaacaaggaaCAGGATACGGTCAAAAAGATTATTCAAG ATATTGATCTTTGTGAAAATAGTGTCTTAAAGCATCTCGGCCAACCAAATCTCACCTTTGAACATCTCAACACACTGATGGCCAGTTTGCCAGGCAAGAAAGTGGGAAAAGAAGATATCGAGCGCACAATGAAACTGTGTCAACACGCAGAGCAAGTTCTGAAACTTCTCAATCTGTGGAGAATAAAGAATGGAGACCAGGACACCATTAAAGGTTTAATGTATGGACTGAAGCACTTGAAAACATACCACTTTCCAAAAAGGATCATCCAAAGTCTGAAGAAAGTCATTAAGTTTCTTCACCGATTTCCAGTGTACAGATTATACCAGAAACTCTTTTTAGAAATGGTAGGAAATCAACTTAAATCAGTGAAAGTAAGATGTGTCTAA
- the TNFRSF11B gene encoding tumor necrosis factor receptor superfamily member 11B isoform X1: MNKFLCCTLVLLDISVKWSIQDISPPKYLHYDPGTSRQLMCNQCPPGSYVKQHCTAASPTVCAPCPDQYYAEDWNSNDECQYCSAVCKELQYVKQECTSTQDRVCECIEGRYLELEFCLKHTECPPGFGVAQPGTPESDTVCKRCPEGFFSNETSSKAVCQKHTNCSALGFKTTLKGNAVRDNICQENTDTSPQKCGIDVTLCEEAMFRFAVPTHLTPNWLNTLADNLPGTKISTENIEQIKQRHSSQEQTFQVLKLWKQQNKEQDTVKKIIQDIDLCENSVLKHLGQPNLTFEHLNTLMASLPGKKVGKEDIERTMKLCQHAEQVLKLLNLWRIKNGDQDTIKGLMYGLKHLKTYHFPKRIIQSLKKVIKFLHRFPVYRLYQKLFLEMVGNQLKSVKVRCV; the protein is encoded by the exons ATGAACAAGTTCCTGTGCTGCACGCTTGTG CTCTTGGACATCTCGGTCAAGTGGAGCATCCAGGACATCTCTCCCCCCAAGTATCTCCATTACGACCCGGGGACATCTCGTCAACTGATGTGCAACCAGTGCCCTCCCGGGAGCTACGTAAAGCAGCACTGTACGGCTGCCAGCCCCACGGTGTGTGCCCCATGCCCAGATCAGTACTACGCCGAAGACTGGAACAGCAACGACGAGTGCCAgtactgcagtgctgtttgcaaAGAGCTGCAGTACGTCAAGCAGGAGTGCACGAGCACGCAGGACCGCGTCTGCGAGTGCATTGAAGGCCGGTACTTGGAGCTGGAGTTTTGCTTGAAGCACACGGAGTGCCCTCCTGGGTTTGGCGTTGCACAGCCAG GTACTCCTGAGAGTGACACTGTTTGTAAAAGATGTCCAGAGGGATTTTTCTCCAATGAAACATCATCCAAAGCAGTCTGTCAAAAGCACACAAACTGTAGTGCTCTGGGTttcaaaacaacattaaaaggaaatgcagttCGTGACAACATCTGTCAGGAAAATACAGATACGTCACCTCAGAAATGTGGAATAG atgtAACCCTGTGTGAAGAGGCTATGTTTAGGTTTGCTGTTCCTACTCATCTCACACCCAACTGGCTGAACACCCTTGCGGACAATTTGCCTGGGACAAAgatcagcacagaaaatattgaacagattaaacaaaGGCACAGTTCACAAGAGCAGACCTTCCAGGTTTTGAAATTATGGaagcagcaaaacaaggaaCAGGATACGGTCAAAAAGATTATTCAAG ATATTGATCTTTGTGAAAATAGTGTCTTAAAGCATCTCGGCCAACCAAATCTCACCTTTGAACATCTCAACACACTGATGGCCAGTTTGCCAGGCAAGAAAGTGGGAAAAGAAGATATCGAGCGCACAATGAAACTGTGTCAACACGCAGAGCAAGTTCTGAAACTTCTCAATCTGTGGAGAATAAAGAATGGAGACCAGGACACCATTAAAGGTTTAATGTATGGACTGAAGCACTTGAAAACATACCACTTTCCAAAAAGGATCATCCAAAGTCTGAAGAAAGTCATTAAGTTTCTTCACCGATTTCCAGTGTACAGATTATACCAGAAACTCTTTTTAGAAATGGTAGGAAATCAACTTAAATCAGTGAAAGTAAGATGTGTCTAA